The genome window GAGGAGTGCCCTCTTGCTTCCGCTCATTGTCTCACGAGAATTGACCCGCCATGTCTGAACCATCAACGCTCAACCCCGCTCTGAGCCGGGAGAAGGACGATTTCCTCCCGATCAATGGAACCGACTATGTCGAGTTCTACGTCGGGAATGCCCGGCAGGCCGCACACTTTTACCACACCGCTTTCGGGTTCGACATCATCGGATATCGAGGCCTGGAGACCGGCAGTCGCGAAAAAACCAGCTTCCTCCTCAAGCAGGGAAAAATTCGATTCGTTCTCACGGGATCTCTCGTTCCCGACAGTTTCGTCGCGGAGCACGTCAAGAAGCACGGTGACGGTATCCGGGACATTGCACTGTGGGTGGACGACGCTGCCAGGTCCTTCGAGGAGACCACGCGACGAGGAGCGAAAGCGATTTCCGAACCGAGGACTCTGAAAGACGACGACGGAGAGGTCGTGCTGGCTTCGATCGCGACCTACGGCGATACCATTCATACTTTCGTTGAACGGCACAAGTACAACGGGCTGTTCATGCCGGGCTTCAGAGAATGGTCGAATCCACACTGGGAGACGCACCCTGTTGGCCTTGAGTACGTCGACCACTGTGTGGGCAACGTCGCGCTCGGTGACATGAACAAGTTCGTCGATTTCTACGCGACTGCGATGGGGTTCAAGCAGCTTGTGTCATTTGACGACAAGGACATCTCAACCGACTACACCGCACTGATGTCGAAGGTGATGTCGAACGGAAACGAGCGCATCAAATTCCCTATCAACGAGCCGGCTGCGGGTCGCAAGAAGAGTCAGATCGAAGAGTATCTCGACTTCTATCGCGATGCGGGCGTCCAGCACGTCGCGATGGCCACGAACGACATTCTGAGTGCGGTCAAGCAACTGCGCAGCCGCGGTGTCGAGTTCCTGTATGTGCCCACAACGTACTATGATGAACTGCAGGACAGAGTCGGCAAGATCGACGAGGATATCGATTCACTGAAGGAGCTCGGGATTCTCGTTGACCGCGACGACGAAGGATACCTGCTGCAGATATTTACGCGACCAGTGCAGGATCGTCCTACGGTCTTCTACGAAATCATCCAGCGAAAGGGCGCGAGATCTTTCGGAAAAGGAAATTTCAAGGCGTTGTTCGAGTCTATCGAGCGCGAGCAGGCACTGCGCGGAACACTGTAGATCGATGCAGCACTCCACGAGGTAAATCCATGCCACACTACTTCAGGTTGGGTCAACTGCCCCCCAAGCGTCACACGCAGTTTCGCCGCCCGGACGGGTCTCTCTACAGTGAGGAGGTCATCGGCGCCGAGGGGTTCAGTGGTATTTCTTCCATAGCGTACCACGTCCACCCGCCTACCGTCGTGGAGCGCGTCGAGCCATCG of Rhodothermales bacterium contains these proteins:
- the hppD gene encoding 4-hydroxyphenylpyruvate dioxygenase, which codes for MSEPSTLNPALSREKDDFLPINGTDYVEFYVGNARQAAHFYHTAFGFDIIGYRGLETGSREKTSFLLKQGKIRFVLTGSLVPDSFVAEHVKKHGDGIRDIALWVDDAARSFEETTRRGAKAISEPRTLKDDDGEVVLASIATYGDTIHTFVERHKYNGLFMPGFREWSNPHWETHPVGLEYVDHCVGNVALGDMNKFVDFYATAMGFKQLVSFDDKDISTDYTALMSKVMSNGNERIKFPINEPAAGRKKSQIEEYLDFYRDAGVQHVAMATNDILSAVKQLRSRGVEFLYVPTTYYDELQDRVGKIDEDIDSLKELGILVDRDDEGYLLQIFTRPVQDRPTVFYEIIQRKGARSFGKGNFKALFESIEREQALRGTL